CTGTCTGCCAGTAATTTCTCCGATTGTGAGAGGAGGAGCGCTAGCGGGATGACTGGCTAATTCCAATAGAGCTAGCAGCGCGTACTTGACTCTAGAAGACAGCCCCATTAGGGCGTAATTTTGACTATTCAAGTTCCTACTCGATTACTACGGTTTTCCGATAGGGTATTGCGACTTTATCGAAAATATCATAGAAACTACGACAAATCCATCGACTTACTGTATTTACTTCTCGGAAGGTTGGGCTAGATATGAATATCAAGATGCCAGAAGGCGTTTCAGCCTTATTTTGTATGACTCAGCGCTGACAGTTTCGCCTCACTTAAATCACTGGCTTAATGGTGGGCAGTGCCAAGCATGTCTAGTCAGGCAGTTTTGATCCTTAATGAGGGTGACCAAGATAAAGCAGCCATTTTAGACTCTGCCTCACTCCGCAATACTGCATCTTTATAAAGCTGATGAAATAGTTGCTGCTGAGCATGACTGCCCCCAACAACCCACAATTTGGACAACACAGGCTTAAGATAGGCGATCGCCCCTTCCCAATCATTTCTGGCATGGGCAATCATTCCCTGCGCTGCCGGAAGAGTGATTACGGTCCAAATTCTGCGGGCTGTAGAGTCTAGCGTTTGAGCATAAGCAGTCATACTAGTGAACATTTCTTGAACCAAGTCTGCTTGATTGGCTTTGGCTAAGGCATAAATGTAGTGAAGGTCTTGGAAGGGCAGCGAGTGCTCATGCAGACGCGTCAATAGATGGGGGACTAAATTATCCCATCGTTCTTCAACAGGAACTGACTGGAACTCTAGACGCAGCAGTAAGGCGATCGCTCCAACCTGGTCTTTAGGAGAATCTCGGCGAGCTTTGCCCCAAATATGCTGATCGTAGAGGGACAAAACTTTAGTAGTCTCGCTCAATTGCCCATAGAAGAGCGCAACATGCCACCAATTATGGGTGTAGAGCATAGAATTACAATGCTCCCAGGTATCCGAAAACTTCTCCATCCACTCAATTCCATCCGCCGCTCGCCCTTGTGTTTCCATCACATGAGCAACGGCATGATGCGCCCAAGGATTGTTCCACTTCAGGCGAGTGGCTTCGCGGGCGATCGCTTCTGCTTCCGGCAATTGATGGCATTGCTCCAACCCAAACGCGAGCATTGAAAGCAAATCTGGCTGGTTTGGATGAACTGGCAAAACTTTCTCGGCAATTTTCAGCAACCCAACTTTGTTGCCTCGATAAAAGTAGTGATATTGCCCCTGTTGTACAGAGATTAAATCTTGGGGATAGTGCTCAGCGATCGCTTCATGAACCGCGATCGCTGTATCAATAGCCCCTTTGGCCCAAGCTGCGATCGCCTGAATACAAAGCTGCTCCCGCTCGGTAGCTGACTGACTGTAAGTTTGGGCTGCTTGGAGATAAGGAATGGCTTGTTGTCGTGCGATCGCGCTTTCTTGAGATAAGTAGTGAGCCGCAGCGTACGCATTGGCAATTGCGCAGGTTGGATCGGCACTCAAGGCTTCGAAAATGGCGAGTTCTGCCTCTCGGCCATACTGTAGAGCTTGGTTAATAAAGGCATTAATAGCTGCGATCGCCACGAGCGAATGAGTCGTGACTTCTAATCCTTGAATATCTCGAAGCATTGTTACTCTCTCACACTACAAATCACCACACTGAAGCAGAGTCAGTAGCAAACACTAACTCTGGAAACAAAATCTACGGTAAATCAGTCGGAATATAGTAATTTCTAGATTCAGTATTCCACAACCCTTCAATAAATGGCAAGATTAAACACCGATAAGTTGATAGGATTATCGGTGTTTAGTGATAGATTGACCTCAAGGCTCGCTTGTCCCAAGGACGATGCCAAACGTCTATAGCAATCCCAAATGGGTTGTGAGAGGCAGCCCCTAGGAGCGTGCCTCTCACAACCCGCTAATCTCACACATAATTTAGGACAGCTATAGCGATTAGAGAAATATTTAAGGAATCAGTATGTTGCCTAGTCCCCTGAGAGCGGTTTCTTATTTGGCTCCAAATTTATTTTGGTTTTACCAGGCAGTGATTGCTTATTTAGAGCGAAGTTTAGATATCGAGATCTGCCTAGTGCAAGCTGAGTATGACCCACTCGCTGATCCAGCTTTGCTCCAGGATCAACTCGATATTGCTTTTATCTGTGGTCTCCCCTTTATTCGACATTATCAAGTTGCTCCTGCTCAGTTACAAGCAGTAGTCGCTCCGGTGATGCAAGCTGAACGTTATCAAAACCAGCCTGTCTATTTTGCAGATGTGATTGTAAATGCGGCTAGCGAAGTGAGGGCATTGGAGCAGTTGGCAGGCAAAACCTTTTGTTACAACGATCTTGGTTCTAACAGTGGTTATCATCTACTCTGGCATCGATTATTTCAAAAGCAATATTCACGAGCTTTTTTTAGCCAGACGGCGACATCTGGTTCTCATGAGTGCTCAATTCAATGGGTCGCCAAGAATAAGGTAGATTGTGCAGCGATCGATAGTACCGTTTTAGAGCAAGCAATACGAGATATCCCCGATTTATCTGATCAATTGCGAATTATTGAATCCATCGGCCCTTGCCCCATGCCCCCCATTGCTGTGGCTCAAAGGCTGGGAAAGCCATTCCTTCAAAAACTACAGGCACGTCTTCTCGATCCTAATTTAGACCTGCAATTACACATGCATCAGGCAGGCATTCACCGATTTGCAGTCATGGATTCACAGGCCTATCAACCGATCGCTCCCTCCATTTGCAGCTTCGGCGCCTTAAGATACCGTTGAAGTGCTTGCCTGATGCTGCTTGGTAGCGCCAAAGGATGTAGTTGCGAGCGCGCTCAAAAAATGTGGAAAGGAGTTAGATTGGCTCAGCTATCTATGCGATACTCCTGACCTCCAACTAACTTTTTGAATATGATGCAACTGCAGCCCGATCGTCTCAGCCCCTGCCGCCAAATTCTAAGCTGTTTGTCCTCGGATTTGCCGCTGCACTTGCTTGAGCGGCATTGGAGTTTGTAGATGTTGCGTCACCATTGTCAGGCAGGCAGCGGCGCTGTTGAGGCTAAAGACATAGGGATAGCCCGACGCTGGGTGCGACAGTTGTGGATCGAGCGGTTGATAGCGCCAGCGCAGGTCTGCCCACACCTCATGCAGCAGTGGAGAGCCAGCTTCTCGTCAGAGATCAGACTGCCAAAATACGACGACCACTTCTTTACTAACGGCTCTCGCTTTCCACTGCCCAGCCAGTTCTAGCGCATCGCCAAACCAGTCTCCTGGCTTCAGTAAAACTGATTTTCCCGTTTCCAAGGCTGAGGTTCCTTTCCTTTGCACCAACCGC
Above is a window of Trichocoleus sp. FACHB-46 DNA encoding:
- a CDS encoding tetratricopeptide repeat protein, whose translation is MLRDIQGLEVTTHSLVAIAAINAFINQALQYGREAELAIFEALSADPTCAIANAYAAAHYLSQESAIARQQAIPYLQAAQTYSQSATEREQLCIQAIAAWAKGAIDTAIAVHEAIAEHYPQDLISVQQGQYHYFYRGNKVGLLKIAEKVLPVHPNQPDLLSMLAFGLEQCHQLPEAEAIAREATRLKWNNPWAHHAVAHVMETQGRAADGIEWMEKFSDTWEHCNSMLYTHNWWHVALFYGQLSETTKVLSLYDQHIWGKARRDSPKDQVGAIALLLRLEFQSVPVEERWDNLVPHLLTRLHEHSLPFQDLHYIYALAKANQADLVQEMFTSMTAYAQTLDSTARRIWTVITLPAAQGMIAHARNDWEGAIAYLKPVLSKLWVVGGSHAQQQLFHQLYKDAVLRSEAESKMAALSWSPSLRIKTA
- a CDS encoding phosphate/phosphite/phosphonate ABC transporter substrate-binding protein, with amino-acid sequence MLPSPLRAVSYLAPNLFWFYQAVIAYLERSLDIEICLVQAEYDPLADPALLQDQLDIAFICGLPFIRHYQVAPAQLQAVVAPVMQAERYQNQPVYFADVIVNAASEVRALEQLAGKTFCYNDLGSNSGYHLLWHRLFQKQYSRAFFSQTATSGSHECSIQWVAKNKVDCAAIDSTVLEQAIRDIPDLSDQLRIIESIGPCPMPPIAVAQRLGKPFLQKLQARLLDPNLDLQLHMHQAGIHRFAVMDSQAYQPIAPSICSFGALRYR